From the Streptomyces nodosus genome, the window GCGTTCCGGACCTGAGTTTCGTGGAGTGCGCCGGCCGGAGCGTCGCCCCGCACCTCACGCCCGGTGCCACCGTGGTCCTGGAGTCCACCACCTACCCCGGGACCACCGAGACCCTGCTGCGTCCGCTGCTGGAGGCGGGCAGCGGGCTGAAGGCGGGCGAGGACTTCCACCTCGGTTACAGCCCGGAGCGCATCGACCCCGGGAACCCCGAGTGGCATCTGGAGAACACGCCCAAGGTGATCTCCGGGATCGACCCCGCGTCGCTGCGCAGCGTCGAGGGCTTCTACGGCGACATCGTGGAGCGCACGGTGCCGGTGAGTTCGTGCCGGACCGCCGAGCTGACCAAGCTCCTGGAGAACACCTACCGGCATGTCAACATCGCGATGGTCAACGAGATGGCCATGGTCTCGCGGCAGTTGGGCGCCGACATCTGGGAGGCCATCGACGCGGCCGGCACCAAGCCGTTCGGTTTCATGCCGTTCCGGCCCGGTCCCGGTGTGGGCGGGCACTGTCTGCCGGTCGACCCCTCCTATCTGTCCTGGCAGGTGAAACGGTTGCTCAGACAGGACCTCCGGTTCATCGGCCTGGCCAACGAGATCAACGACCATATGCCCGCCCATGTCGTCCAGCGGGTCACCCGAGGGCTGAACGAACGCGGCAAATCGGTCAAGGGCTCCCGGGTGCTGCAACTCGGGCTGGCCTACAAGAAGAACACCGGCGACATCCGTGAGTCGCCGGCCCTCGTCCTGGCGCGCTCACTGCTCTCGCTGGGCGCCCGGCTGACCGTGGTGGAGCCGCACACCGACGCGTATCTCGTTCCCCCGGACATCACCCGGGTGGAACTCACCGAGGCGGAGGTGCGGGCGGCCGATGTGATCGTCGTGGCGACCGACCACGACGCCTTCGACTATGCGCTGATCGAGGACGCCGGCGCCTATGTGCTCGACACCCGCAATCGGTGCCGGGGGGAGCGCGTCGAGATCCTCTGACGGGGTCCTGTCCGGGCCGGGCGCGACGGCGGCACCGCCGACGTGGCGCCCGGCCCGGTGGGTTCCTCATCCCTGTGAGGCGAGGCCCTGCCCGTGTCCCCGGCACGGGCAGGGCTTCGTCGATGGCGGGGGCGGCGGCGGGGGCGTACGGGAGGCCGTGGAAAGCCCCCGCCGCGACGATCACGACGGGGGCGCGGGGGCGCGGGGCGCCCGGGGTCAGGCGTACTCCGGCAGGGTGTGGAACCAGCGGACCGTCTCGGCCAGCCC encodes:
- a CDS encoding nucleotide sugar dehydrogenase, encoding MGQKSEADRRKLIVVGLGYVGLPLAVRAVEAGYLVVGVDTDELRVKRLGACDSYIEGVDDTRLMAAVDSGRFHATTDYDRIEGFDVCVITVPTPLREGVPDLSFVECAGRSVAPHLTPGATVVLESTTYPGTTETLLRPLLEAGSGLKAGEDFHLGYSPERIDPGNPEWHLENTPKVISGIDPASLRSVEGFYGDIVERTVPVSSCRTAELTKLLENTYRHVNIAMVNEMAMVSRQLGADIWEAIDAAGTKPFGFMPFRPGPGVGGHCLPVDPSYLSWQVKRLLRQDLRFIGLANEINDHMPAHVVQRVTRGLNERGKSVKGSRVLQLGLAYKKNTGDIRESPALVLARSLLSLGARLTVVEPHTDAYLVPPDITRVELTEAEVRAADVIVVATDHDAFDYALIEDAGAYVLDTRNRCRGERVEIL